The DNA region AGAAGATTAAAAGAAACTAGCCGAATTTTCAAAAAATACGTATATAATAAAGGAGCAAGATTTTTGCGATTAGATAAATTTTTAAAAGTATCCAGAATTATTAAAAGACGAAGTGTTGCTAAAGAAGTTGCGGACAAGGGTCGGATTACCATTAATGGTCGTCCAGCTAAGTCAGGTACAGATGTTAAAATCGGTGACGAACTGGTGATTACATTTGGGAATAAAGACCTGACTGTTCGCGTTGAAAACCTGAAAGAAACAACACGAAAAGATGAAGCGGAAAATATGTTTACCATAGTTGGCGAAAGTTACCACGAGGATCAGGAAAAAGGTAGTCTTTAGTCTTGATTTATGATGGCGCTAACTTTGAATTATTGTTATACTATTTAAGTATATGATTGACGGATTCAAAGCAACCACAGAAAGGGGTTTTTGCTATGCGGCCAGAAGATCGTCCCGACCGTGAAAGCAAAAAAGTGACATCATTAGCAGAACACCGTAAAGCAAAAACCAAGAAGTGGTCACGAAAACCAAGGACCACAGCTGATTGGATTACAAGGCTTATCGTTGGTATCTTCGCTGTTGTGACCTTGGGTTGTGTGTCGACTGCTTATGCAGCGCACAAGGACCAACAAGGCGTTGAAGAACAAATTGCTTTAACTGAGGATGAAATTGCCGGTGAACAAAAGGCGATTGACACCTTAAGTCAACAAGCATCCTTACTCAAAGATGATGAATACGTGGCTAAATTAGCGCGGTCACGTTATTACTTAAGTAAAGATGGGGAAGTTATCTTCAGTGTACCTGAAGATAACGCTTCTAAACAAGCTGAAATCTTAAATAAGGCTTATTTACAAAATCAAGAAAATAATGATGAATAAATTGCGATAACAAGGTAAACTAGAAATAGCTTTACTCGTCCGGATAAAAATCCATTTACCGGATGCAAGAATT from Aerococcus urinaeequi includes:
- a CDS encoding RNA-binding S4 domain-containing protein, with product MRLDKFLKVSRIIKRRSVAKEVADKGRITINGRPAKSGTDVKIGDELVITFGNKDLTVRVENLKETTRKDEAENMFTIVGESYHEDQEKGSL
- a CDS encoding FtsB family cell division protein: MRPEDRPDRESKKVTSLAEHRKAKTKKWSRKPRTTADWITRLIVGIFAVVTLGCVSTAYAAHKDQQGVEEQIALTEDEIAGEQKAIDTLSQQASLLKDDEYVAKLARSRYYLSKDGEVIFSVPEDNASKQAEILNKAYLQNQENNDE